The following nucleotide sequence is from Streptomyces sp. HUAS CB01.
CACCGCGGCGAAGGACTCCGCCCCGCGGTGCAGCCGCCAGATCCAGGGCCGGTCCTCGGCGGTGCGCAGCCCGTCCGTGAAGTGCAGCAGCCCCCGGTCCAGCAGCTCGCGCCGGTAGATCCCGGCCCACGCCATGGGGTAGTCGACGGACGTGGACCGGTCGGCGGGCAGGATCGCGTCACGCGGCCGGAGCACCTCGTTCCGGCGACCGACGGGCACCCGGAAGACCTTGCGCTCCCGGGCCGTGCACTGCACGTGGTCGGTACGGACGAAATCGACGCCGAGGTCCTCGGCGGCCGCGAGCAGCCGCTCGTAGTAGCCCGGCGCCAGCCAGTCGTCGCCGTCCAGGAAGGTGAGGTACTCGCCGCGGGCGGCGTCGAGCCCGGTGTTGCGGGCCGTGGCGAGCCCGCCGTTCCGTTCGTGTCTGATCAGGACCGCTCCCGGCACCTCGCGTTCGGCACGTTCCAGGATCTCCGGCGTCCCGTCCGTCGAGCAGTCGTCGACGAGCAGGAACTCGAAGTCGTCACGGGCGTTCGCCCGAAGGCTTCCGAGGGTGTCGGGCGCGTAGGCCCGAACGTTGTAGAAGGGCACGATGACCGAGAGCTTGACCACGCGCCGGACATTAGGCGTGGGCCCCGGCATTCGCCCTGACCGCGGGAGGGACGGGGGGTGAACAAGGTGCGGCGGAATTGTTAACCAGGAAGCCTGCCGGGCTCTTTCGCTGTTCGTCGACGCGCTGTTAACCATTTGTTGCTGCCCAGTTGGGCCGCCGAGCCGAATGCCTTTCTAACGTCCTCGGCGTGCCATCACGTACCAGCCAGGCGCCGCGCGTCGCCGTGCTCGCCGACTCCGACACCCGGTGGAAGTGGGGTGCGCTCACCGCGCGCCGGATCGCCGCCGGGGACGACCCGGCGGACGCCGCCGAACCGGTCGGCTTCCTGCTGCGAGGGCGGGCGACGCCCACCGCGCGGCAACTCGCCGAGGTCGGGGTCGCCGCGGACACCGTGCGCGAGGTCACGGCCGCCGAGTTCCTCCGTGCGCT
It contains:
- a CDS encoding glycosyltransferase family 2 protein, with protein sequence MVKLSVIVPFYNVRAYAPDTLGSLRANARDDFEFLLVDDCSTDGTPEILERAEREVPGAVLIRHERNGGLATARNTGLDAARGEYLTFLDGDDWLAPGYYERLLAAAEDLGVDFVRTDHVQCTARERKVFRVPVGRRNEVLRPRDAILPADRSTSVDYPMAWAGIYRRELLDRGLLHFTDGLRTAEDRPWIWRLHRGAESFAAVGLLGIFYRRGVASSLTQIGDVRQLDFIRAFDQVLEETALDAESERLLPKAVRTYCAVISHHLGSIERFEPAVARKLRSLSADALRRMPQDILKDALDGMDGERSSRLRRLRRRATGASLSGAAGAA